Proteins from a genomic interval of Candidatus Thermokryptus mobilis:
- the sdhA gene encoding succinate dehydrogenase flavoprotein subunit: MIHQYDAVIVGAGGAGLRAALEIPEGYSCAVLTKVYPTRSHTGTAQGGVCAALGNEEDDSWEYHFFDTVKGSDFLGDQDAIEIMCQDAIRAIIELEHMGMPFSRNEKGLIAQRPFGGHTKPKDPNNPFGERVPVKRACFSADRTGHVMLQTLYENCIKRGVKFFPEFFVTDLIVQDNIARGVVAIEIPTGEIHVFHAKTVMFATGGYGRVYRITSNAVVGTGDGFAISYRRGIPLEDMEFVQFHPTGLWRLGILVSEAARGEGGVLRNKLGERFMERYAPTIKDLAPRDVISRAMYTEIREGRGIEGPDGTHYLLLDLTHLGPEIINKKLPEITGFARIYLGVDPTKEPIPVQPTTHYAMGGIPTNIDAEVVIDDKGTKVEGFYAAGEVACVSVHGANRLGTNSLLDIIVFGRRGGKKMAEYIKEHDFPTLPKDADEWTRKTIERILNSNGKERVSRIRKELQEVMMDKVSVFRTGESIKEAIDKIKELKERYKEVKIDDKGKRFNTDLIEAIELENLLDTAEAIAYSALNRTESRGAHYREDYPKRDDQNWLKHTLIYKNENKEPIIKYKPVVITKIPPMERKY, from the coding sequence GTGCAGCACTTGGAAACGAAGAAGATGACTCCTGGGAATATCACTTCTTTGACACAGTTAAAGGTAGCGATTTCCTTGGAGACCAGGACGCAATTGAAATAATGTGTCAGGATGCCATCCGTGCTATAATTGAGCTTGAACATATGGGAATGCCTTTTTCAAGAAACGAAAAAGGACTTATCGCACAAAGACCTTTCGGCGGTCATACAAAACCTAAAGACCCAAATAATCCTTTCGGTGAAAGGGTTCCGGTAAAAAGGGCTTGTTTCTCGGCGGATAGAACAGGTCATGTTATGCTTCAGACACTTTATGAAAACTGTATTAAGCGTGGAGTTAAATTTTTCCCGGAATTTTTCGTCACCGATTTAATTGTTCAAGATAACATAGCCCGAGGCGTTGTAGCAATTGAAATCCCAACAGGTGAAATACATGTCTTTCACGCTAAAACTGTTATGTTTGCAACTGGCGGATATGGAAGGGTTTACAGGATAACTTCAAATGCTGTCGTTGGAACAGGCGATGGCTTCGCAATTTCCTATAGGAGAGGTATCCCGCTTGAAGATATGGAATTCGTTCAGTTTCATCCCACAGGTCTGTGGCGCCTTGGGATACTCGTCTCTGAAGCTGCAAGGGGTGAAGGTGGTGTGCTGAGGAATAAGCTTGGCGAAAGGTTTATGGAAAGATACGCCCCGACAATCAAAGACCTTGCGCCAAGGGATGTGATATCAAGAGCAATGTATACTGAAATAAGAGAAGGTCGTGGAATAGAGGGTCCAGATGGAACGCATTATCTTCTACTTGACTTAACTCACCTTGGTCCTGAGATTATAAACAAAAAACTCCCCGAGATAACTGGCTTTGCAAGAATTTATCTTGGCGTTGATCCAACCAAAGAACCAATCCCTGTTCAACCGACAACGCACTATGCAATGGGTGGAATACCAACAAATATTGATGCTGAAGTTGTGATTGACGATAAGGGAACAAAGGTTGAAGGATTTTATGCTGCTGGTGAGGTCGCTTGTGTTTCTGTGCATGGGGCTAACCGACTTGGCACAAACTCACTACTTGATATAATTGTCTTCGGTCGTCGTGGTGGAAAGAAAATGGCTGAATATATCAAAGAACACGACTTCCCAACGCTACCAAAAGACGCGGATGAATGGACGAGAAAAACAATTGAAAGAATACTTAACAGCAATGGAAAAGAGCGTGTCTCAAGGATAAGAAAAGAACTTCAAGAGGTGATGATGGATAAGGTTTCGGTTTTCAGGACCGGAGAGAGCATAAAAGAAGCGATAGACAAAATCAAGGAATTGAAAGAAAGATACAAGGAAGTTAAAATTGATGACAAGGGCAAAAGATTTAACACCGATCTTATTGAAGCCATTGAGCTTGAAAATTTGCTTGACACAGCGGAAGCGATTGCCTATAGTGCTTTGAACAGAACAGAAAGCCGAGGCGCACACTACCGCGAGGACTATCCCAAGCGTGATGACCAAAACTGGCTGAAACACACACTCATTTATAAAAATGAAAATAAAGAACCAATCATAAAATATAAACCCGTGGTCATAACAAAAATTCCACCAATGGAAAGAAAATATTAA
- a CDS encoding succinate dehydrogenase iron-sulfur subunit, giving the protein MKVTFRIFRFNPETDKEPYYKDYEVEADPKDRVVDVLHYIKNEIDGTLTFRRSCLHGICGSDGMRINGKNMLACSILLQDLGYSDKNKMYKKPIVIEPLPGMPIIKDLVTDFTDFWKKYEAVKPYLITKTPPPERERLQSPEDAELLMEASKCILCACCTTSCPSTWSNDNYLGPAALLKAYRFIFDSRDDAADERLDIIDSPDGIWRCHTIFHCVQACPKEINITWHISQLKKKLVEREI; this is encoded by the coding sequence ATGAAAGTCACATTCAGAATTTTCAGATTCAACCCCGAAACAGATAAAGAACCTTATTATAAGGACTATGAAGTTGAAGCCGACCCAAAGGATAGAGTCGTTGATGTTCTTCATTACATAAAAAATGAAATTGACGGAACTCTAACTTTTAGACGCTCTTGCCTTCACGGGATATGCGGTTCGGATGGCATGAGAATTAACGGGAAGAATATGCTCGCATGTTCAATACTTCTTCAGGACCTTGGATATTCAGATAAAAATAAAATGTATAAAAAGCCTATTGTAATTGAGCCACTCCCTGGAATGCCTATAATCAAAGACCTTGTCACTGACTTCACTGACTTTTGGAAAAAGTATGAAGCTGTTAAACCATATTTAATCACAAAAACACCTCCACCAGAAAGAGAACGTCTTCAAAGCCCAGAAGATGCTGAACTTTTAATGGAAGCTTCAAAATGCATCCTTTGTGCCTGCTGTACGACAAGTTGCCCATCAACTTGGTCAAATGATAATTACCTCGGACCAGCTGCACTACTTAAAGCTTACAGGTTCATATTTGACTCAAGAGATGATGCAGCGGATGAACGACTTGATATTATTGATTCACCAGATGGGATTTGGCGCTGTCATACGATTTTCCATTGCGTCCAAGCTTGCCCGAAAGAAATCAATATCACTTGGCATATTTCGCAATTGAAGAAAAAACTCGTTGAACGCGAAATTTAA
- a CDS encoding DUF971 domain-containing protein, whose amino-acid sequence MLYPIKIERVGDKLRFSWNDGHEDIFSLSFLRKMCPCATCSAERESGRDVELSVSAYDIKEVNLVGNYAIQITWGDGHNTGIYSFDYLRLLKEE is encoded by the coding sequence ATGTTATATCCGATAAAGATTGAAAGAGTTGGGGATAAGCTTAGATTTAGTTGGAATGATGGACACGAGGACATTTTCAGTTTAAGTTTTTTGCGAAAAATGTGCCCGTGTGCAACTTGTTCCGCAGAAAGAGAAAGCGGAAGGGATGTTGAGTTATCTGTATCGGCTTATGATATAAAAGAGGTAAATTTAGTTGGAAATTATGCGATACAAATAACTTGGGGGGATGGACATAACACAGGGATATACAGTTTTGATTATCTTCGCTTGTTAAAGGAGGAATAA
- a CDS encoding radical SAM protein yields MEKVSENVTKTLIPGIGNVYFNLQKYSTTISEEHQFIYYFDAEGKFMGGFFNGISYRRGLDNRMMKKFFDEDKFKVKIFVDENEKRKIINDVIERVERIKRYVSENDEVVKRLEDILRWDYDALQKDAIKFLSIYKPISILPPDQYLSLVLQPAEGCSWNKCTFCSFYQDRRFRVKSPDEFKEHIKKVKEFFGRAIGLRKSIFLGDANALIIPQKRLIELLKIIHDEFPISKNISNLEFSFDGIYSFLDIFGAERKNLQEYIELKNFHVKRIYIGLETGDSELFKYLNKPGSPDECVDVVETIKKAGINVGIIVLAGAGGDKFYEAHIKNTIETILKMPFSNGDIIYLSPLVLDEADEYVKLMNELGARTLNKFEIAEQINRIKEGLKNLTQQGVKVTIYDIQEFLY; encoded by the coding sequence ATGGAAAAAGTAAGCGAAAATGTCACAAAAACTCTGATCCCTGGGATTGGGAATGTTTATTTCAACTTACAAAAATACTCAACGACTATATCTGAGGAACATCAATTCATCTACTACTTTGATGCAGAGGGGAAATTCATGGGTGGTTTCTTCAACGGCATAAGCTATAGAAGAGGACTTGATAACAGGATGATGAAAAAATTTTTTGATGAAGATAAATTTAAAGTCAAGATTTTCGTTGATGAAAATGAAAAAAGAAAAATCATAAACGATGTGATTGAAAGGGTTGAAAGGATAAAAAGATATGTCAGTGAAAACGATGAGGTCGTTAAACGACTTGAAGATATTTTACGCTGGGATTACGATGCGCTCCAAAAAGACGCAATCAAATTTCTTTCAATTTACAAACCAATAAGCATCCTCCCACCCGATCAATATCTCTCGCTCGTTCTCCAGCCAGCGGAAGGATGTTCCTGGAACAAGTGCACATTCTGCAGTTTCTACCAAGACAGAAGATTTAGGGTAAAATCACCCGATGAATTTAAAGAGCATATAAAAAAAGTAAAAGAATTTTTCGGTAGAGCCATCGGTTTGAGAAAATCAATTTTTCTTGGCGACGCAAATGCCTTGATAATACCACAAAAACGTTTGATTGAACTTTTAAAAATCATCCACGATGAATTCCCAATCTCAAAAAACATCTCAAACCTTGAATTTTCGTTTGATGGTATTTACTCTTTCCTTGACATCTTTGGTGCTGAAAGGAAAAATCTTCAGGAATATATTGAGCTGAAAAATTTCCATGTCAAAAGAATTTACATAGGGCTTGAAACTGGCGACTCTGAACTTTTCAAATATCTTAATAAACCTGGCTCACCGGATGAATGCGTTGATGTCGTTGAGACAATTAAAAAAGCTGGGATAAATGTTGGGATAATAGTCCTTGCCGGTGCCGGCGGTGACAAATTTTATGAAGCGCACATAAAGAATACTATTGAAACAATCCTAAAAATGCCATTTTCAAACGGAGATATAATTTACCTTTCACCTCTTGTCCTTGACGAAGCAGATGAATATGTCAAACTGATGAATGAACTTGGGGCGAGAACATTAAATAAGTTTGAAATAGCAGAGCAAATAAACCGCATCAAAGAAGGTCTTAAAAATTTAACACAACAAGGCGTCAAAGTTACAATTTACGATATCCAAGAGTTCCTCTACTAA
- a CDS encoding SLC13 family permease, producing the protein MEFERVKGNIGFFLGLAFFVLIILIPIPQVFIEHAKLKIQVSEVNADVLKLAYSMKVVLALLILMVTWWISEAVPIPVTSLLPGVILPLFHTYGFHDGGFIELNGRNVFMNYANPIIFLFLAGFLIAGAMQKWGLDRRIALWILTRGEISQSPGKILFGLIVASAFISMWVSNTATTAMMLPIALGILNKLNVDQTSKFAKAIMLGVAFASSIGGVGTIIGTPPNGIAVSILSKEKIVHINFLKWMSFGIPFVIFALPILWLVLKLTFRFSFKFNEEIKELLISEKNNLGKLSKAEKLTLSVFILTALLWITNPFWNLIPLIGEKLEWFDEYLIAVFGCIILFALPINFSERKFILDWKDSKYVDWGTLLLFGGGIALSDALFKTGLASVIASEFIKTFGKPSPFSLVLVIVIFMDLLTEVTSNTAVTSMMVPVLISICSGLGIEPTVVVIPATIAASMAFMLPVATPPNALVYGSRYVTLKDMIKAGFILDIVAWFYITIYFYVLNLLGFKI; encoded by the coding sequence ATGGAATTTGAAAGGGTCAAAGGGAACATCGGCTTTTTTCTCGGTTTAGCTTTTTTCGTTTTAATTATCCTAATTCCGATACCACAAGTGTTTATTGAACATGCAAAACTAAAAATTCAAGTATCAGAAGTAAACGCTGATGTATTAAAACTTGCTTATAGCATGAAAGTCGTCCTCGCCCTACTTATTTTGATGGTAACTTGGTGGATTAGTGAAGCTGTTCCAATCCCTGTGACATCTCTTTTGCCAGGCGTTATACTTCCTTTGTTTCATACTTACGGTTTTCATGATGGGGGATTCATTGAATTAAACGGGAGAAATGTTTTTATGAACTATGCTAACCCGATAATTTTTCTATTTCTTGCTGGATTTTTGATAGCTGGGGCAATGCAAAAGTGGGGACTTGACAGAAGAATAGCACTTTGGATTTTGACACGAGGTGAAATTTCACAAAGCCCCGGGAAAATTCTCTTCGGCTTGATCGTTGCTTCAGCTTTTATCTCAATGTGGGTTTCAAACACAGCGACAACAGCTATGATGCTACCAATAGCGCTTGGGATTTTAAACAAACTAAATGTTGATCAAACATCAAAATTTGCCAAGGCAATTATGCTCGGTGTCGCTTTCGCATCATCAATCGGGGGTGTTGGGACAATAATTGGAACACCACCAAATGGGATAGCTGTATCAATCTTATCAAAGGAAAAAATTGTGCATATAAACTTTCTCAAATGGATGAGTTTTGGAATCCCGTTCGTGATATTTGCGCTACCAATACTTTGGCTCGTGCTCAAACTTACATTTAGGTTTAGTTTCAAGTTCAATGAAGAAATAAAAGAACTGCTCATCTCTGAAAAAAATAATCTTGGCAAACTTTCAAAAGCAGAAAAATTAACGCTTTCCGTCTTCATTCTTACAGCTTTACTTTGGATAACTAACCCCTTTTGGAACTTGATTCCTCTAATTGGAGAAAAACTTGAATGGTTTGATGAGTATCTGATAGCCGTTTTTGGCTGTATAATTTTATTCGCCCTGCCGATAAATTTTTCAGAAAGAAAATTTATCCTTGATTGGAAGGATTCAAAATATGTGGATTGGGGGACATTGCTTTTGTTTGGCGGAGGTATTGCTCTATCAGATGCCTTATTCAAAACGGGACTTGCAAGTGTCATAGCAAGTGAATTTATTAAAACTTTCGGCAAACCATCACCATTTTCCCTTGTACTCGTGATTGTGATTTTTATGGATCTTCTCACAGAGGTGACATCAAACACAGCTGTAACATCAATGATGGTTCCAGTTTTAATTTCAATTTGTTCGGGTCTTGGGATAGAGCCAACCGTTGTTGTCATTCCAGCAACGATTGCAGCATCAATGGCTTTTATGCTTCCCGTAGCAACACCACCAAACGCGCTGGTTTATGGTTCAAGATATGTGACATTAAAAGATATGATAAAAGCCGGCTTCATATTGGACATAGTTGCTTGGTTTTACATCACCATTTACTTCTATGTGTTAAATCTACTCGGCTTCAAAATCTAA
- a CDS encoding 2-hydroxyacid dehydrogenase has product MKKDFTILVTREIPKQGLDILKKNFKNVIVNTRDRNLTHNELVKMVRGVDAVLCLLSDRIDAEVISNMDRCKVISNYAVGFNNIDVDEATKRGIIVTNTPGVLTDATADLTWALILAVTRRIVEADKFVRRGRFKGWAPMLLLGTELAGKTLGIIGAGRIGTAVGLRAKGFKMKVLYFNTHKNEILEEEVGAKKVGLETLLKNSDIVTIHVPLTPKTRHLIGEREINLMKKGAYLINTSRGEVVYEKALIKALKKGKLAGAGLDVFEFEPSVPKELIELENVVLTPHIGSATVEARTKMSIVAAENIVKALSGKIPANIVNPEVLSK; this is encoded by the coding sequence ATGAAAAAGGACTTTACAATACTTGTAACCCGTGAAATTCCAAAGCAAGGACTTGATATTTTGAAGAAGAACTTTAAAAATGTGATTGTGAATACGAGGGATAGAAATTTAACACATAATGAACTTGTAAAGATGGTTCGTGGGGTTGATGCTGTTCTTTGTCTTTTGAGTGATAGAATTGACGCAGAGGTAATCTCAAACATGGACAGATGTAAAGTAATATCAAATTATGCTGTCGGTTTCAATAATATTGATGTTGATGAGGCGACGAAGCGTGGAATTATCGTGACGAATACACCTGGGGTTCTTACAGATGCAACTGCTGATTTGACTTGGGCGTTGATTTTAGCTGTTACAAGGAGAATTGTTGAAGCGGATAAGTTTGTTCGTCGTGGGCGTTTTAAGGGATGGGCTCCAATGTTATTGCTTGGAACTGAACTTGCTGGGAAAACGCTCGGGATAATTGGCGCTGGTAGAATTGGAACCGCTGTTGGATTGAGAGCAAAGGGATTTAAGATGAAAGTCCTTTACTTTAACACGCATAAAAATGAAATACTTGAAGAAGAAGTTGGGGCAAAAAAAGTTGGGCTTGAGACATTACTTAAAAATTCAGATATAGTTACGATCCATGTTCCTTTGACGCCTAAGACAAGGCATTTGATTGGTGAAAGGGAGATAAATTTAATGAAAAAAGGGGCATATCTTATCAACACATCTCGCGGTGAGGTTGTTTATGAGAAAGCTTTGATAAAGGCGCTTAAAAAAGGCAAGTTAGCAGGGGCTGGGCTTGATGTCTTTGAGTTTGAGCCAAGCGTTCCGAAAGAGTTAATTGAGCTTGAAAATGTAGTTTTGACGCCACACATAGGAAGCGCAACTGTTGAAGCGAGAACGAAAATGTCCATAGTCGCTGCTGAAAATATAGTGAAAGCTTTATCTGGGAAAATCCCAGCAAATATTGTCAATCCAGAGGTTTTGTCAAAATAG
- a CDS encoding macro domain-containing protein — translation MPNKVLYETNIKGKIIRIVHGDITEEVVDAIVNAANEHLHHGGGVAGAIVRKGGYEIQEESNKIGYVPTGSAAITGAGKLPAKFVIHAVGPIWRGGTSGEDEKLESAVVSSLKIADERKLKSISFPAISAGIFGFPKERCAKILIGTVVHFLEENPDTSVEEIRFCLFDEPTLNAFVEEFKSRFQKVS, via the coding sequence ATGCCAAACAAAGTTTTATATGAAACGAACATTAAAGGTAAAATAATCCGCATAGTTCACGGTGATATAACGGAGGAAGTTGTTGACGCTATAGTTAATGCAGCGAATGAGCACTTACATCATGGCGGTGGCGTAGCAGGTGCGATAGTTAGAAAAGGTGGATATGAAATTCAAGAGGAAAGCAACAAAATTGGTTATGTTCCAACTGGAAGCGCAGCTATAACGGGGGCTGGGAAGTTGCCTGCAAAATTTGTCATCCACGCTGTCGGACCAATTTGGAGAGGTGGCACTAGTGGGGAAGATGAAAAGCTTGAAAGCGCCGTCGTTTCAAGTTTGAAAATCGCCGATGAAAGAAAATTGAAATCAATCTCTTTCCCGGCGATAAGTGCTGGTATTTTCGGTTTCCCAAAGGAAAGATGCGCAAAAATTTTAATTGGTACAGTCGTTCACTTTCTTGAAGAAAATCCTGATACAAGTGTTGAAGAAATAAGGTTCTGTCTTTTTGATGAACCGACTTTAAATGCTTTCGTTGAGGAATTTAAGTCCCGTTTTCAAAAGGTTTCTTAA
- a CDS encoding DNA-3-methyladenine glycosylase — protein MSIMKLIRDFIERKLDIGFYLQPTLKIARELLGKIIVRKLGDRILAGKIVETEAYIGEDDPASHAFGGQTQRNKIMYLQGGHAYVYFTYGMHYCFNVVTEREGFPSAVLIRAVEPICGVELMKKFRGVEDIYNLTNGPAKFCQAFKIDKRFNGVSLLGDEIFISRPLMEEKFEIGRSERIGIKSGLDRKWRFFIRDNPFVSKVKIKLR, from the coding sequence ATGAGCATTATGAAGTTGATACGAGATTTTATTGAGAGGAAGCTTGATATTGGGTTCTATTTACAACCGACATTGAAAATAGCAAGAGAGCTTCTCGGCAAGATCATAGTAAGGAAACTCGGGGATAGAATTCTTGCAGGAAAAATTGTTGAGACGGAGGCGTATATTGGAGAAGATGACCCCGCAAGCCATGCTTTTGGAGGGCAAACACAAAGGAACAAAATAATGTACCTTCAAGGCGGACACGCATATGTCTATTTCACTTATGGGATGCACTATTGTTTTAATGTTGTGACTGAAAGAGAAGGATTTCCATCTGCTGTTTTGATAAGGGCTGTTGAGCCAATTTGTGGGGTTGAGTTAATGAAGAAATTTCGTGGTGTTGAAGACATATATAATCTAACAAATGGTCCAGCAAAATTTTGTCAAGCGTTTAAAATTGATAAAAGGTTCAATGGCGTTTCGTTGCTTGGGGATGAAATTTTCATCTCTCGTCCTTTGATGGAAGAGAAGTTTGAAATCGGGAGAAGCGAAAGGATCGGGATAAAAAGTGGGCTTGACAGAAAGTGGAGATTTTTCATCAGGGATAATCCTTTTGTCTCAAAGGTAAAAATAAAGTTGAGGTGA
- a CDS encoding acetaldehyde dehydrogenase (acetylating), with protein MPIDLAHKDLISIQQARELVSKAKEAFLEYKSYSQEQVDKIVRAMFEAGYEASERLAKLAVEETGIGKWEDKKLKNEFATKFTYESIKDLKTVGVINYDKEKRVVEIAEPMGVIAALIPTTNPTSTAMFKALISAKTRNALVVSPHPRAVKCTYEAIQIMQSAAERAGAPRNLFQCMTEVAIEGTMELLKHREVSLILATGSTQMVKMVYSIGKPAYGVGSGNVPAFIERTANIKKAVADIVFGKTFDYGTLCSAENAVVCDSPIREQVIYEFRKKGAYFCDPDEKAKLEKIILTPQGGINPEIVGKPAAYIAQKAGFSVPEQTTVLIAELEGVGRQYPLSVEKLSPILAFYTVDGWREGCHRCIELLEFGGLGHTMVIHSSDPDIIVKFALEKPAFRVLVNTVAALGAVGFTTGLDPSMTLGPGTLGHSIISENVTAKHLIQIKRLAYELLPLHDIEGNRIQISYAKRFSSSPEIKRDVKNIIEEIEERIKLKAGNPPMWAKEKTVESEKKIYGSGISEEEIERIIREFQSQISK; from the coding sequence ATGCCGATTGATTTAGCGCATAAGGATTTAATTTCAATTCAACAAGCGCGAGAACTTGTTTCAAAAGCGAAAGAGGCATTTCTTGAATACAAAAGCTATTCTCAGGAACAGGTTGATAAAATAGTTCGTGCAATGTTTGAAGCTGGATATGAGGCATCGGAACGACTTGCGAAGCTTGCTGTTGAAGAAACCGGGATTGGTAAATGGGAGGACAAGAAATTGAAAAATGAGTTTGCAACGAAGTTTACATACGAATCCATAAAGGATTTAAAAACAGTTGGCGTCATAAATTACGATAAGGAGAAAAGGGTCGTTGAAATTGCTGAGCCGATGGGTGTTATAGCAGCTTTAATTCCGACGACAAATCCGACTTCAACAGCAATGTTTAAAGCCCTGATTTCTGCGAAGACAAGAAATGCACTTGTTGTAAGTCCTCACCCGAGAGCTGTTAAGTGCACTTATGAGGCGATTCAGATAATGCAAAGCGCAGCTGAAAGGGCTGGCGCACCGAGAAATTTGTTCCAGTGTATGACTGAGGTTGCAATTGAAGGGACAATGGAACTTCTAAAACATCGTGAAGTTTCATTGATACTTGCCACTGGGAGCACGCAGATGGTTAAGATGGTTTACAGCATTGGAAAGCCAGCTTATGGGGTTGGTTCGGGTAATGTTCCCGCGTTTATTGAGAGGACCGCGAATATAAAGAAAGCGGTTGCCGATATTGTCTTTGGTAAGACATTTGACTATGGAACGCTCTGTTCGGCTGAAAATGCTGTTGTTTGTGACTCGCCTATAAGGGAACAAGTTATTTACGAGTTTAGGAAAAAAGGGGCTTATTTTTGCGATCCAGATGAGAAGGCGAAGCTTGAAAAGATAATACTGACACCACAAGGTGGAATAAACCCTGAGATTGTCGGTAAGCCAGCTGCATATATTGCGCAAAAGGCAGGTTTTTCGGTTCCTGAACAAACAACTGTGTTGATTGCTGAACTTGAAGGTGTTGGGAGACAATATCCTCTTTCAGTTGAAAAACTTTCACCAATACTTGCCTTTTACACTGTTGACGGTTGGCGGGAGGGTTGCCACAGATGTATTGAACTTCTTGAATTTGGAGGGCTCGGACATACGATGGTTATACATTCAAGTGACCCAGATATAATTGTAAAGTTTGCTCTTGAAAAACCAGCTTTTAGAGTTCTCGTTAACACGGTAGCTGCACTTGGAGCCGTTGGATTTACGACGGGGCTTGATCCGTCAATGACCCTTGGTCCAGGAACTTTGGGTCATTCTATTATTTCTGAAAATGTGACGGCGAAACATTTAATTCAGATAAAACGTCTTGCCTATGAGCTTTTGCCACTTCACGATATTGAGGGTAACAGAATTCAAATCTCATATGCAAAAAGATTTTCCAGCTCCCCCGAAATTAAAAGGGATGTGAAAAACATAATTGAAGAGATTGAGGAAAGGATAAAGTTGAAGGCGGGTAATCCGCCGATGTGGGCAAAGGAGAAAACCGTTGAAAGTGAGAAAAAAATTTACGGCTCTGGGATAAGTGAAGAGGAGATAGAAAGAATCATTCGTGAATTCCAGTCGCAAATTTCTAAATGA
- a CDS encoding PPC domain-containing DNA-binding protein: MEKFLMSRKQYSIRRTYIGRLPEGADLLDSITKICREEGIKIGKVTAIGAVKKAVVAYYNQTEKKYYNHELNKPMEILNCTGNVSLLNGQPFVHCHITLADEEGKCFGGHLMIGTVVFACEIFIEEYEGEILERVFDESSGLSLWHPKTILME, encoded by the coding sequence ATGGAGAAATTTTTAATGTCAAGGAAACAATACTCAATTCGCAGAACTTACATCGGTCGTCTTCCGGAGGGGGCTGATTTACTTGATTCAATCACCAAAATTTGCAGGGAGGAGGGTATAAAAATTGGCAAAGTTACAGCTATAGGTGCCGTTAAGAAAGCAGTGGTTGCATATTACAATCAAACTGAGAAAAAATATTACAATCATGAACTTAACAAACCAATGGAAATTTTAAATTGCACTGGCAATGTGAGCTTACTTAATGGTCAGCCGTTTGTTCATTGTCATATAACACTTGCGGATGAAGAGGGTAAATGTTTCGGCGGGCATTTGATGATAGGAACGGTCGTTTTCGCTTGCGAGATTTTTATAGAGGAGTACGAGGGGGAAATCCTTGAAAGGGTTTTTGATGAAAGTTCTGGTTTGTCGCTTTGGCATCCGAAGACAATTTTAATGGAGTGA